TACGGTCATACTGAACGTGGCTGCCCAGTCCGATCGGCACGCCTTCCACGATGCATTCTACGACGCCTCCTATCGAGTCGCCTTCCGCTTTAATTTGATCGATATAAGCGGTCATCTTCTCTTCCGTTTCCTTATCAACCACCCGAACCGGAGACTCTTCGGTCAACCGGATGAGCTCTTCGACCGGCAGATCATTGGCCGGAGCTTCGATCTCGCCGATCCGGATAACCTGTCCGGCAACCTTGATGCCGAAGGCCGCAAGGAATTGGCGCGCTACGGCGCCGACTGCCACACGGGCCGCCGTTTCACGGGCGCTGGAGCGTTCCAGCACGTTGCGCAGGTCCTTCAGGTTATATTTCAGGCCGCCGTTCAAATCGGCATGTCCGGGACGAGGACGGTGCACGCGGCGCTTCTCTTCGTCTCCGCCTTCGATCGGCTCGATATTCATAACGGTCGTCCAATGCTTCCAGTCGTTGTTCTCGACAACCAAAGCGACGGGCGCCCCCGTGGTTTTACCGTGGCGAACACCGCCTACTATATTTGCCGTATCCTTCTCGATCTGCATCCTGCGGCCACGTCCATGACCCTTCTGCCGGCGGTGCAGCTGAAAATTCAATTCCTCAAAATCCAATTGCAGGTTGCTAGGCAGCCCTTCAATGATTGCCGTAAGCTGCGGTCCATGCGTCTCCCCTGCTGTCAAATAACGTAAACTCACGCCAAAGCTCCTCCTTCAAACCGAACAACTAAAGGCCGTCGACCCGGTTATATATATCTGCCCAAATATCTTTGCTCATTATAGTATAGCCATGCCGGTTTGACAAGGAATTCAGCGCCGTGTCTCAATAGACGGCAAATGCAAAAAAGCTGTCAGCGACGCGACTGAAGGGTCGCGATTGACAGCTTCCTGGTATTTCACCTTAACCGTTCACCGATTGTTTGCCTGGCAGCGCATGCGGATCGGCGGATAAGTACGGATCGTTGATCAGCCCCGATATTTGACCGATGTCGAGTCCGAGTATTTGCGCGCATTCATGGATGTTTATGATTCCCCGTTTATACGCCGCAATTACCTTTCGCTTGTCCATTACGCACCCCCAAATCTGATTGTTACAGTTAGTATTGGAGAAGTTGGAAAACGATATACGCGGACTTACGCATTCTTGCGGTAAAAGAACGTTTCGGCCGATTCGAATCCGTACTGGGAAGGCGAAAAAATTT
This is a stretch of genomic DNA from Paenibacillus sp. sptzw28. It encodes these proteins:
- the aroC gene encoding chorismate synthase translates to MSLRYLTAGETHGPQLTAIIEGLPSNLQLDFEELNFQLHRRQKGHGRGRRMQIEKDTANIVGGVRHGKTTGAPVALVVENNDWKHWTTVMNIEPIEGGDEEKRRVHRPRPGHADLNGGLKYNLKDLRNVLERSSARETAARVAVGAVARQFLAAFGIKVAGQVIRIGEIEAPANDLPVEELIRLTEESPVRVVDKETEEKMTAYIDQIKAEGDSIGGVVECIVEGVPIGLGSHVQYDRKLDGRIAQAVVSINAFKGCEIGIGFEAGILKGSQVHDEILYTEDRGFHRASNRLGGFEGGMTSGEQIVVRGVMKPIPTLYKPLQSVDIDTKEPFTAQVERSDSCAVPAASVVMEHVVAWEVAKAFLEKFGGDSMEEIRANYNNYLAQLERY